One stretch of Streptomyces agglomeratus DNA includes these proteins:
- a CDS encoding PRC-barrel domain-containing protein yields MIQIADIREWRTHDVVDVGGHKIGVLEAVYVDTSTDEPAMATVQVGLPTRRHLVFVPLAGALVGPGYVKVDYDRSLVKKCPSIGTDDVLPAEDEAAVFAHYGLAYQPGVNGERQLARR; encoded by the coding sequence ATGATTCAGATCGCGGATATCCGTGAGTGGCGCACCCATGATGTCGTCGATGTGGGCGGTCACAAGATTGGTGTGTTGGAAGCGGTCTACGTGGACACCAGCACCGACGAGCCGGCCATGGCGACTGTCCAGGTGGGGCTGCCCACCCGGCGCCACCTGGTCTTCGTCCCGCTGGCGGGCGCGCTGGTCGGACCGGGTTACGTCAAGGTCGACTACGACCGATCGCTGGTGAAGAAGTGCCCGTCGATCGGCACGGACGATGTCCTGCCCGCCGAGGACGAGGCGGCGGTCTTCGCGCACTACGGCCTGGCGTACCAGCCGGGTGTGAACGGGGAGCGTCAGCTCGCCCGCCGTTGA
- a CDS encoding methyltransferase domain-containing protein has translation MPHLTRVSGYTHLTDADLVPPPSQGIFFEPADTETGAWVGHDLVTPGCGLLDLGSGSGAAAAAISRSGAGHVHGIDASADSVTWAGKHHAAERPGARVTFAQADFSLLDSRQLLATAPQPVPRPLVVTSNPPYVPMAEEAEDKRSITAGPDGLRWAPAIIAHARALRCDLGLTIGSYSSPAAAVGMLRDAGYRIRTVTLCPLDLGDFTVRHMERTATLEERGEAVLWRREEEPPAYFITGLACRWAGSGPAQTTETPDELTGEGLMDLLRTAARSSTPRLETLDDAGADLWPGAVRVVDLPAADHRNHW, from the coding sequence ATGCCACACCTGACGCGCGTCAGCGGCTACACCCATCTCACCGACGCCGACCTCGTCCCACCCCCCTCACAGGGAATCTTCTTCGAACCCGCCGACACCGAGACCGGAGCCTGGGTCGGACACGACCTCGTCACACCCGGCTGCGGACTCCTCGACCTGGGCTCGGGCAGCGGCGCGGCAGCCGCGGCGATCTCCCGCTCCGGGGCAGGGCACGTCCACGGCATCGACGCGAGCGCCGACAGCGTCACCTGGGCGGGCAAGCACCACGCGGCCGAGAGGCCCGGCGCCCGCGTCACCTTCGCGCAGGCGGACTTCTCGCTGCTGGACTCCCGGCAGCTACTGGCCACCGCACCGCAGCCCGTGCCCCGGCCGCTGGTCGTCACCAGCAATCCTCCGTACGTGCCGATGGCCGAGGAGGCCGAGGACAAGCGGTCGATCACCGCGGGCCCCGACGGGCTCAGGTGGGCGCCCGCGATCATTGCGCACGCCCGCGCGCTCCGCTGCGACCTGGGACTCACCATCGGCAGCTACTCCAGTCCGGCCGCAGCCGTAGGAATGCTGCGCGATGCGGGATACCGCATCCGGACCGTCACGCTGTGCCCCCTCGACCTCGGGGACTTCACCGTGCGGCACATGGAGCGCACGGCCACGCTCGAAGAGCGAGGGGAGGCCGTGCTGTGGCGTCGTGAGGAAGAACCCCCCGCCTACTTCATCACCGGACTGGCCTGCCGCTGGGCCGGATCCGGCCCAGCGCAGACCACCGAGACCCCGGACGAACTCACGGGTGAGGGGCTGATGGACCTCCTGCGTACAGCGGCACGCTCGTCCACCCCCCGGCTGGAAACCCTCGACGACGCGGGTGCAGACCTCTGGCCGGGGGCGGTGCGGGTGGTGGACCTGCCCGCAGCGGACCACCGCAACCACTGGTGA
- a CDS encoding carboxylate-amine ligase: MTTFGVEEEYLLVEADSLSPVPWNSRVLSGARGLLGSGPGDLSPELLRAQIEIGTPVCRELDEVAEHLGRMRRLVGEAAAAAGCRVAVTGAGPYRGPGPALVTEGPPYEDLAGDTPPLIHEHMINGMHVHVGIEDRELGVGVLNRLRPWLPALTAMAANSPLWDGRDTGFSSWRTIAYGRWPVGGPPPLFSDARDYRVRTAGLIEAGMIRGRGQLYWQARLSDRYPTVEIRAMDTQLGAEEAVMFAGLLRALTTILAGQMRQGSPLVPVPQELVSAAVWHGARDGLEGTLLDPVRLRPAPAADVVTTLLEYVAPALKDAGDLDRVAGALARLLSDGTGAARQRAALERGGPSALASLLTAGTRF, translated from the coding sequence ATGACCACTTTCGGAGTCGAGGAGGAGTACCTGCTGGTCGAGGCGGACAGCCTCTCGCCGGTGCCGTGGAACAGCCGGGTGCTGTCGGGCGCCAGGGGGCTCCTGGGGAGCGGTCCGGGAGATCTGTCGCCCGAACTGTTGCGGGCGCAGATCGAGATCGGCACTCCGGTGTGCAGGGAACTCGACGAGGTGGCCGAGCATCTGGGGAGGATGCGCCGTCTGGTGGGCGAAGCGGCGGCGGCCGCCGGATGCCGGGTGGCGGTGACCGGAGCGGGGCCGTACCGGGGGCCGGGCCCGGCCCTGGTGACGGAGGGGCCCCCGTATGAGGATCTGGCCGGTGACACGCCACCACTGATCCACGAACACATGATCAACGGCATGCACGTCCATGTGGGCATCGAGGACCGGGAACTGGGGGTCGGGGTGCTCAACCGGTTGCGCCCCTGGTTGCCGGCGCTGACGGCCATGGCCGCCAACTCGCCGCTGTGGGACGGACGGGACACCGGGTTCTCCAGCTGGCGTACCATCGCGTACGGGCGGTGGCCCGTCGGTGGTCCGCCGCCGTTGTTCTCCGACGCCCGGGATTACCGGGTGCGCACGGCGGGGTTGATCGAGGCGGGCATGATCCGCGGCCGGGGTCAGCTGTACTGGCAGGCGAGGCTCTCCGATCGCTATCCGACGGTCGAGATCCGTGCCATGGACACTCAGCTGGGGGCGGAGGAGGCGGTGATGTTCGCCGGCTTGCTCAGAGCGTTGACGACGATCCTCGCGGGGCAGATGCGACAGGGGTCACCTCTCGTGCCGGTACCCCAGGAGCTGGTGTCAGCGGCCGTGTGGCACGGCGCGCGCGATGGTCTGGAGGGAACCCTGCTCGATCCGGTGCGTCTGCGGCCGGCACCGGCCGCAGACGTCGTCACGACACTTCTGGAGTACGTTGCTCCGGCGCTGAAGGATGCCGGAGACCTGGACCGGGTGGCCGGGGCCCTCGCCCGCCTGCTCTCGGACGGGACGGGCGCCGCGAGGCAGCGGGCGGCCTTGGAGCGGGGCGGCCCTTCGGCGCTGGCCTCGCTGCTGACGGCTGGCACCCGCTTCTGA
- a CDS encoding peptidoglycan-binding protein, protein MTTTQTRDAIYYVVDGDTLSEIAEHFGTTVAKLQQLNNIPDPDKIRVGQRLVISHSGNGFVPFPGKQWFHHQPNNKVVLAMAHRLKQEGCGTYQPPEPDKKWSSADKASYSKWQKKNGFEGSDADGFPGKLTWDRLEVPTPSA, encoded by the coding sequence ATGACCACAACACAGACACGAGACGCCATCTACTACGTCGTAGACGGCGACACTCTCTCCGAGATAGCCGAGCATTTCGGGACCACAGTCGCGAAGCTCCAGCAGCTGAACAACATTCCGGACCCCGACAAGATCCGCGTCGGGCAGCGCCTGGTCATCTCCCACTCAGGAAACGGCTTCGTGCCGTTCCCCGGAAAGCAATGGTTCCACCACCAGCCGAACAACAAGGTCGTCCTCGCGATGGCTCATCGCCTGAAGCAGGAAGGCTGTGGCACCTACCAGCCGCCGGAGCCGGACAAGAAGTGGTCGTCGGCGGACAAGGCCTCGTACAGCAAGTGGCAGAAAAAGAATGGGTTCGAGGGCTCCGACGCGGACGGCTTCCCGGGGAAGCTCACCTGGGACAGGCTTGAGGTTCCCACACCTTCCGCCTGA
- a CDS encoding pyridoxal-phosphate dependent enzyme has protein sequence MATVGMLVDGQPRTLLLKLESRGEHGSVKGRTARALWADVADRVTPEVGLIESTSGNLGVALAAVAASHRVPFTAVMDVRSSAVLVEAVRAHGADVVMIDEPDGAGGYLLSRLSYVEQRLLAEPRLVWPDQYRNPASPRVHRETTAPELWEQTSRRAMSVVVAVSTGGTLAGFRDFARSARPDWELAAVDVVGSAALGGAGSERILPGIGASRPSEFLPHGHRPTLRVPASNAVHACLWLEATTGLGVGASSGAAIAAAMRLFRAVPARETVACLCPDGANRYQGTVYDPRWRGRQALTGPGPCEGVEVLEVSCPPTGMEVRNR, from the coding sequence TTGGCGACGGTAGGGATGCTCGTCGACGGGCAGCCGCGGACGCTGTTGCTGAAGCTGGAGTCACGGGGCGAACACGGCTCGGTGAAAGGCCGGACCGCGCGGGCGCTGTGGGCGGACGTCGCCGACCGGGTGACCCCGGAGGTGGGGCTCATCGAGTCGACATCCGGCAATCTCGGGGTGGCGCTGGCCGCTGTCGCCGCGTCGCACCGGGTGCCCTTCACCGCGGTCATGGACGTCCGGAGCAGCGCCGTGCTCGTCGAGGCCGTCCGGGCTCACGGCGCCGATGTGGTGATGATCGATGAGCCGGACGGAGCGGGCGGTTACTTGCTGAGCCGGCTTTCGTACGTCGAGCAGCGGTTGCTCGCCGAGCCGCGGTTGGTCTGGCCCGACCAGTACCGCAATCCGGCCAGTCCGCGGGTGCACCGGGAGACGACGGCTCCCGAGCTGTGGGAACAGACGTCGCGGCGCGCGATGAGCGTGGTCGTGGCGGTGTCCACGGGCGGGACGCTCGCCGGATTCCGGGACTTCGCCCGATCGGCACGGCCGGACTGGGAACTGGCCGCCGTGGACGTGGTGGGATCCGCGGCACTGGGCGGTGCGGGCAGTGAACGCATTCTGCCCGGCATCGGGGCGAGCCGGCCGTCGGAATTCCTGCCGCACGGTCACCGGCCCACCCTGCGGGTGCCCGCGTCGAACGCCGTCCACGCCTGTCTCTGGCTGGAGGCGACCACTGGGCTGGGCGTGGGCGCCAGCTCCGGTGCCGCCATAGCCGCGGCCATGCGGCTCTTTCGTGCCGTGCCGGCCCGCGAGACGGTCGCCTGCCTGTGCCCCGACGGCGCGAACCGGTACCAGGGCACGGTGTACGACCCGCGCTGGCGCGGGCGGCAGGCCCTCACGGGGCCCGGTCCGTGCGAGGGCGTCGAGGTCCTGGAAGTGAGCTGCCCGCCGACCGGTATGGAGGTGCGGAATCGATGA
- a CDS encoding diiron oxygenase, translating to MSVPGLGDDWYESSGVWAGPRRLLREELYSGRLFFPPHLVPYWDHPLVSALPQHSKDALLARHLFQYLEFTSHFETRVVNRATEQIAGGHSGVDAARSVRLQAYRIYCDEAYHSLYSLDAVDQIATACGTAPLPYDFQPFLRRLDAAGEQLMPGQPGLAQLLQVVVFETLITALLNDIPRDGRVLSLVRDIVRDHAKDEGRHHVFFSRFFGELWTRQDTSVRVRAARCLPELIRRSLLPYLEPLRRSLVAAGLTGTQAQEVLDDSYPDDRVDAGIRDTARHSLRLFEDNRVLDVPGARDAFAAARLVD from the coding sequence ATGAGCGTGCCGGGACTGGGAGACGACTGGTACGAGTCGTCCGGTGTATGGGCGGGGCCGCGGCGCCTCTTGCGGGAGGAGCTGTACAGCGGACGGCTCTTCTTCCCGCCTCATCTGGTGCCGTACTGGGACCATCCGCTGGTCAGTGCGCTGCCGCAACACAGCAAAGACGCGCTCCTGGCACGTCACCTCTTCCAGTACCTGGAGTTCACCTCCCACTTCGAGACGCGCGTGGTCAACCGAGCGACCGAGCAGATCGCCGGGGGACACAGCGGCGTGGACGCGGCACGGTCCGTACGCCTGCAGGCATACCGGATCTACTGCGACGAGGCGTACCACTCCCTCTACAGTCTGGACGCGGTGGACCAGATCGCCACCGCCTGCGGTACCGCACCGTTGCCCTACGACTTCCAGCCGTTCCTGCGACGGCTCGACGCGGCAGGTGAACAGCTGATGCCCGGCCAACCGGGCCTGGCCCAGCTGTTGCAGGTCGTCGTCTTCGAGACGCTGATCACCGCGCTGCTGAACGACATCCCCCGGGACGGCCGCGTACTGAGTCTCGTCCGCGACATCGTGCGCGACCATGCCAAGGACGAGGGCAGGCACCACGTGTTCTTCTCGCGCTTCTTCGGCGAGCTGTGGACCCGGCAGGACACCTCGGTGCGCGTACGCGCCGCGCGGTGCCTGCCGGAACTCATCCGTCGCAGCCTGCTGCCCTACCTCGAACCGCTACGCCGTTCGCTCGTGGCCGCGGGGCTCACAGGCACCCAGGCGCAGGAGGTGCTGGACGACAGCTACCCGGACGACCGGGTGGACGCCGGCATCCGGGACACGGCCAGGCACAGCCTCCGGCTCTTCGAGGACAACAGGGTCCTCGACGTACCGGGCGCCAGGGACGCCTTCGCCGCCGCACGACTTGTGGACTGA
- a CDS encoding asparagine synthase-related protein: MWRGVHAVAPGRALLLERDGSHRTKVWWHAASPQLSLAEGAPVLREALREAVSLRVRPGQVLGADLSGGIDSTSLCFLAAEAGARLVTASLRSAARSMIILMTRRLARHTHHTPTSP; the protein is encoded by the coding sequence ATGTGGCGCGGGGTGCACGCCGTCGCACCGGGCCGGGCGCTGCTCCTGGAACGAGACGGTAGCCACCGCACGAAGGTGTGGTGGCACGCGGCCTCGCCGCAGCTCTCCCTCGCCGAGGGCGCACCGGTCCTGCGTGAGGCACTGCGTGAAGCGGTGTCGCTGCGGGTGCGGCCGGGGCAGGTCCTGGGAGCGGATCTCTCCGGCGGCATAGACTCCACCTCGCTGTGCTTCCTGGCCGCCGAGGCCGGAGCCCGCCTGGTGACCGCATCCCTGCGCAGCGCGGCGCGGTCAATGATCATCCTCATGACCCGCCGCCTCGCACGACACACACATCACACACCCACCAGCCCGTGA
- a CDS encoding ornithine cyclodeaminase family protein produces the protein MREELLFLDRDAVRECAARVDLCAVTEEILRRHAEGRTHLPPEGYLPWTNTEGAYCRSLAMLGSIDAQVGHPAAYGVKLINAATSNPAHGRERAAGISMLFDPETARPTVLAEAGWLSAARTAAYTMVSLRHLGPADWDALTVIGCGTLARAHLDLLAGAFPGVAQVHLHDLDRTRTRVLAGWTHEHHPRLRVRVHEDTEEAVRAAPVLLTTTTTDKGYIPARWLGSGTFVAHISLDDLLPDVFSTAQALYVDDVSLVAENPRRVLGRLMGQGNVLPPSHSPSSGAGRALEGTLGQVLTGAVPAVRPSTGHVVSNPFGMSLLDVGLLTEVRRVAEAEGLGQKLSLF, from the coding sequence ATGAGGGAAGAACTGCTGTTTCTCGACCGGGATGCCGTACGGGAGTGTGCCGCGCGGGTGGACCTGTGCGCCGTGACGGAGGAGATCCTGCGGCGGCACGCCGAAGGCCGCACCCACCTGCCCCCGGAGGGCTACCTGCCCTGGACCAACACCGAGGGCGCGTACTGCCGGTCGCTCGCCATGCTGGGGTCGATCGACGCCCAGGTCGGCCACCCCGCGGCGTACGGGGTCAAACTCATCAACGCGGCGACCAGCAATCCGGCGCACGGACGGGAACGGGCGGCCGGGATCAGCATGCTGTTCGACCCAGAGACCGCCCGCCCCACGGTGTTGGCGGAGGCCGGCTGGCTGAGCGCGGCGCGCACCGCGGCCTACACCATGGTGAGCCTGCGTCACCTGGGGCCGGCGGACTGGGACGCCCTGACGGTGATCGGATGCGGAACCCTGGCGCGGGCGCACCTGGACCTCCTGGCAGGGGCCTTCCCCGGCGTCGCCCAGGTACATCTGCACGACCTGGACCGCACACGGACCCGTGTCCTGGCCGGGTGGACACACGAGCACCATCCGCGACTGCGTGTACGGGTGCACGAGGACACCGAGGAGGCGGTGCGTGCCGCGCCGGTGCTGCTGACGACCACGACGACCGACAAGGGGTACATACCGGCGCGCTGGCTGGGCTCCGGCACGTTCGTGGCCCACATCTCGCTCGACGACCTCCTGCCCGATGTCTTCTCCACCGCGCAGGCCCTCTACGTCGACGATGTCTCACTCGTGGCCGAGAACCCACGCCGTGTCCTGGGCCGCCTGATGGGGCAGGGGAACGTCCTGCCCCCCTCGCACAGCCCGTCATCAGGTGCGGGACGGGCCCTGGAAGGCACGCTGGGCCAGGTGCTCACAGGTGCCGTGCCGGCGGTACGGCCGTCAACGGGCCACGTGGTCAGCAACCCTTTCGGCATGTCCCTGCTCGACGTGGGCCTGCTGACCGAGGTGCGACGGGTCGCCGAGGCCGAGGGCCTGGGACAGAAGCTGTCGCTCTTCTGA
- a CDS encoding helix-turn-helix domain-containing protein — protein MAYQPSSSVAGSSLPALSRPQLAEARRVRAVELFEGGVSNAEIARAVGVCAESVRRWRRVWEQGGASALR, from the coding sequence GTGGCATATCAACCTTCCTCTTCGGTTGCCGGCTCTTCCCTTCCTGCTTTGTCGCGGCCTCAGTTGGCGGAGGCGCGTCGTGTTCGGGCAGTCGAGTTGTTCGAGGGCGGCGTCTCGAACGCGGAGATCGCGAGGGCGGTGGGGGTGTGTGCCGAGAGTGTGCGGCGTTGGCGGCGGGTGTGGGAGCAAGGCGGTGCTTCGGCCTTGCGGTGA
- a CDS encoding alpha/beta fold hydrolase, which translates to MGEYVEANGTTIWTESRGQGPDVLLIAGLSDPAEAWQEQLDGLSGRYRVIAFDNRGSGRTPLPDGPLSVAMMADDAAELLRGLRVDRAHVAGFSGGSAIAQELALRHPEAVRSLVLMSTWARADAYFTTMARFWHWLVTEAPNERAVLEAFFLWMYTPRAHADGTVQRIIDETLAFPYPQSADAFQRQLEPFMRHDTLDRLSGITAPTLVLAGERDITTPPRLGRVVADAIPGARFEVMAEEAHQPFQESPDLFNLRVDAFWREVDGETLPS; encoded by the coding sequence ATGGGTGAGTACGTAGAAGCCAACGGAACCACGATCTGGACCGAGAGCCGTGGCCAAGGGCCCGATGTCCTGCTGATCGCGGGGCTGAGCGATCCCGCCGAGGCGTGGCAGGAGCAGCTCGACGGGCTGTCGGGCCGGTACCGGGTCATTGCCTTCGACAACCGAGGGTCGGGGCGGACGCCGTTGCCCGACGGGCCCCTGTCCGTGGCCATGATGGCTGACGACGCCGCGGAGCTGCTCCGGGGGCTCCGGGTCGACAGGGCGCATGTCGCCGGTTTCTCGGGTGGCAGCGCGATCGCGCAGGAGCTGGCCCTCCGTCACCCGGAGGCTGTCCGCAGCCTCGTCCTTATGAGTACCTGGGCACGGGCGGACGCCTACTTCACCACGATGGCCCGCTTCTGGCACTGGCTGGTGACGGAAGCGCCCAACGAGCGCGCCGTGCTCGAGGCGTTCTTTCTGTGGATGTACACGCCGCGCGCCCATGCCGATGGCACGGTGCAGCGGATCATCGACGAAACCCTCGCCTTCCCGTACCCGCAGTCCGCCGATGCCTTCCAGCGTCAACTGGAGCCGTTCATGCGGCACGACACGCTCGACCGGCTGTCCGGCATCACCGCACCGACCCTCGTCCTAGCCGGCGAACGGGACATCACCACGCCGCCGCGGCTCGGGCGGGTCGTGGCCGACGCCATCCCGGGCGCCCGCTTCGAGGTCATGGCGGAGGAGGCCCACCAGCCGTTCCAGGAATCCCCGGACTTGTTCAACCTACGGGTCGACGCTTTCTGGCGCGAGGTCGACGGCGAGACCCTGCCGTCCTGA
- a CDS encoding ornithine carbamoyltransferase has protein sequence MKDYYAPPRPRAEQGLFSLSELTDAEVASLTARSVELFHDPRAHERPLESSAVGVLFTKTSTRTRTAFTVGAIRLGGTPIAYGPHDLQLNTGESVHDTGRVLGSMLDLLAARTAAPVEEMKDLSRYGGIPVVNAMSTQEHPTQGLCDLATLLLAHGDLRGVKVLYVGEGNNTAVALAHALATVPGTHLVCATPRGYEVPESELKAAAARAAAVGAVIEQVDDPALAPPDIDIVYTTRWQTTGTSKPDPNWRETFRPFHVDDVLMRRFPQASFLHDLPAHRGDEVSGSVLDGPRSLAWTQAAMKLPSAMAVLEWAIGLTA, from the coding sequence ATGAAGGACTACTACGCACCGCCCCGGCCCCGCGCGGAGCAAGGGCTGTTCTCCCTTTCCGAGCTCACGGACGCGGAGGTGGCGTCCCTGACGGCCCGCTCCGTGGAACTGTTCCACGACCCGCGTGCGCACGAGCGGCCCCTGGAGAGCAGCGCGGTGGGTGTGCTGTTCACCAAGACCTCCACCAGGACACGGACGGCTTTCACGGTGGGCGCGATCCGCCTGGGCGGAACACCGATCGCCTACGGTCCGCACGACCTTCAGCTGAACACCGGGGAGTCAGTGCACGATACGGGCCGGGTCCTGGGATCCATGCTCGACCTGCTCGCCGCCCGCACAGCCGCCCCCGTGGAGGAAATGAAAGACCTCTCCCGCTACGGCGGCATCCCGGTCGTCAACGCCATGAGCACGCAGGAGCACCCCACCCAAGGACTCTGTGACCTGGCGACCCTCCTGCTCGCGCACGGTGACCTCAGGGGCGTCAAAGTGCTCTACGTGGGAGAGGGCAACAACACCGCCGTGGCTCTGGCCCACGCACTGGCCACGGTGCCAGGCACACACCTGGTGTGTGCCACGCCGCGCGGATACGAAGTGCCGGAGAGTGAACTGAAGGCCGCGGCGGCGCGGGCCGCCGCGGTCGGGGCGGTCATCGAGCAGGTCGACGACCCGGCGCTGGCCCCGCCCGACATCGACATCGTGTACACCACGCGTTGGCAGACCACCGGCACCAGCAAACCCGATCCGAACTGGCGCGAGACATTCCGGCCCTTCCACGTCGACGACGTACTGATGCGCCGCTTCCCGCAGGCGTCGTTCCTGCACGATCTGCCGGCCCATCGGGGCGACGAAGTGTCCGGCAGCGTCCTCGACGGCCCGCGTTCACTGGCCTGGACGCAGGCGGCCATGAAACTCCCCAGCGCCATGGCGGTTCTCGAATGGGCGATCGGCCTTACGGCCTGA